One region of Bacillus zhangzhouensis genomic DNA includes:
- the cysK gene encoding cysteine synthase A: MMKVAQNMAELIGNTPLVKLQRLQPENAAAVYLKLESFNPSGSVKDRAAYNMIVEAEKQGKLTKGATMIEPTSGNTGIGLAMNAAARGYKAILVMPDTMTKERINLLKAYGAEVVLTPGEEKMPGCIRKAEELAAQIPHSFIPMQFDNRANPDAHRGTTAAEIIEAIKQLGQPLGAFVATAGTGGTITGTGEELKKAFPHLSIRVAEPKGSPVLSGGKPGKHKLVGTSPGFIPPILNENAYDEIVQVSDEDAYHITRQLAKLEGILAGPSSGAACYAAIETAKQLPADQIVICMTADTGERYLSSDVFQD; this comes from the coding sequence CTGATGAAAGTTGCACAAAATATGGCTGAGCTGATTGGCAATACACCGCTTGTCAAATTGCAGCGGCTCCAGCCAGAAAATGCGGCGGCTGTTTACTTAAAGCTGGAATCATTTAATCCCAGCGGAAGTGTAAAAGACCGCGCGGCTTATAATATGATTGTCGAAGCAGAAAAACAAGGGAAACTCACAAAAGGAGCAACCATGATTGAACCTACGAGCGGGAATACAGGGATTGGTTTAGCCATGAATGCCGCCGCAAGAGGCTACAAAGCCATCCTTGTCATGCCTGATACGATGACAAAGGAAAGAATCAATCTATTGAAGGCATACGGGGCGGAGGTCGTCTTAACCCCAGGAGAGGAAAAAATGCCAGGCTGCATCCGCAAGGCTGAGGAACTGGCTGCTCAAATTCCTCATAGCTTTATTCCCATGCAATTTGACAATAGGGCGAACCCAGATGCACATAGAGGAACAACAGCAGCCGAAATCATAGAAGCTATAAAACAACTTGGACAACCTCTTGGAGCCTTTGTTGCAACAGCTGGGACTGGCGGTACAATTACAGGAACAGGAGAAGAATTAAAGAAGGCATTCCCTCATTTGAGCATCCGTGTGGCAGAACCGAAGGGATCTCCTGTCTTATCTGGGGGGAAACCCGGCAAGCATAAGCTCGTTGGCACAAGCCCAGGATTTATCCCCCCTATTTTAAACGAGAACGCCTATGATGAAATCGTGCAAGTAAGTGACGAAGATGCTTATCACATCACACGGCAGCTCGCTAAGCTTGAAGGTATTTTAGCAGGCCCCTCCTCTGGGGCGGCTTGCTATGCAGCCATTGAAACAGCCAAGCAATTGCCGGCAGATCAAATCGTAATCTGTATGACAGCAGATACGGGCGAACGATACTTGTCTAGTGATGTTTTTCAAGATTAA
- a CDS encoding Type 1 glutamine amidotransferase-like domain-containing protein — protein sequence MKKMFLCSSFKDSYSLLSDFTGESLKGKRVAFFATASAVEEVTHYVKAAKEVFQQLGMQLDIAQIEESTEKIIQMIQQNDVIYVSGGNTFYLLQELRKHRLDDVLKEEINNGKLYIGESAGSIIMAPSIQYISLMDDREKAPELSSFQGFNEISRYPVPHMHNAYLGDAAQQIMEKHQQTLNLCPLTDEQVLLIRGDQAEVKSVKAS from the coding sequence GTGAAAAAAATGTTCTTATGCTCTTCATTCAAAGACAGTTATTCTCTCTTATCTGACTTTACAGGTGAATCATTAAAAGGAAAGCGCGTGGCTTTTTTTGCAACGGCAAGTGCTGTAGAAGAAGTCACGCATTATGTGAAGGCAGCGAAGGAAGTCTTTCAGCAATTAGGTATGCAACTTGACATTGCGCAAATAGAAGAGTCCACTGAAAAGATCATACAGATGATCCAACAAAATGATGTGATCTACGTTTCAGGAGGCAACACTTTTTATTTATTGCAGGAGTTAAGAAAGCATCGTCTCGATGACGTGTTGAAAGAAGAAATCAACAACGGCAAGCTCTACATTGGAGAGTCTGCGGGGAGTATCATCATGGCGCCAAGCATTCAATATATCTCCCTGATGGATGATCGAGAGAAGGCACCGGAGCTTTCATCATTTCAAGGTTTTAATGAAATCAGCCGCTATCCAGTACCACATATGCACAATGCCTATTTAGGCGATGCGGCGCAGCAAATCATGGAGAAGCATCAGCAGACGCTCAACTTATGCCCGCTTACGGATGAACAGGTTTTACTCATCAGAGGGGATCAGGCTGAGGTGAAATCTGTCAAAGCATCTTAA
- the pepV gene encoding dipeptidase PepV has protein sequence MNWKAEVIRKKDDLIKDTQSFLQIESVLDEEGGKEGKPFGEKVDDALQYMLKKGEDEGFTVKNVDGYAGHIEYGEGEDIVGVLCHVDVVPAGDGWTTPPFSADIRENKIFARGAIDDKGPTMAAFYALKILKDSGLQLSKRIRMIIGTDEESDWRCVDHYFKHEAMPQIGFAPDADFPIIHAEKGIIDATLSFTYQQTANHQRYTLKQFTSGMRLNMVPDEAAAIVTASQEHDAELIKTAFEAYLADHQLSGEVKNTADGLHFTLKGVSVHAMEPAYGTNAGIHMANFLCGHELDEQGLAFTSQISALFDQDTRGQKLGIACKDEISGDLTLNVGIIRYTYNEEAKLGLNVRYPVTADGKDVKKGIESIKGAVLLKFEDSPPHHVSKDHPLVKTLQRVYEEQTEEPATLIAIGGGTYARSLEAGVAFGPLFPGRPDCAHQKDEYIEIDDLLRATALYAQAMYELAK, from the coding sequence ATGAATTGGAAAGCTGAAGTGATACGAAAAAAAGACGACTTGATCAAGGACACACAATCTTTCTTACAAATTGAAAGTGTCCTTGATGAAGAAGGCGGCAAAGAAGGAAAGCCATTTGGTGAAAAAGTCGATGATGCCCTGCAGTATATGCTGAAAAAAGGGGAAGACGAAGGCTTCACAGTTAAGAATGTTGATGGCTATGCAGGTCATATTGAATACGGGGAAGGCGAAGACATCGTAGGCGTGCTGTGCCATGTGGACGTAGTGCCTGCTGGCGACGGCTGGACAACCCCGCCATTTTCAGCGGATATCAGAGAAAATAAAATTTTTGCACGCGGCGCTATTGATGATAAAGGCCCAACCATGGCAGCGTTTTATGCGCTGAAGATTTTAAAAGATTCTGGTCTGCAGCTGTCGAAAAGAATTCGAATGATCATTGGAACAGATGAAGAAAGCGATTGGCGCTGTGTGGACCATTATTTCAAGCATGAAGCGATGCCGCAAATCGGATTTGCACCTGACGCCGATTTTCCGATTATTCATGCGGAAAAAGGGATTATTGATGCCACCCTGTCATTTACATATCAACAAACAGCGAATCATCAGCGCTATACGCTGAAACAATTTACATCGGGTATGAGGCTCAATATGGTGCCAGATGAGGCTGCTGCTATTGTGACTGCTTCACAGGAACACGATGCTGAATTAATAAAAACAGCTTTCGAAGCCTATCTTGCTGATCATCAATTATCTGGTGAGGTAAAGAACACAGCGGATGGACTGCATTTTACATTAAAAGGGGTATCTGTTCATGCCATGGAGCCGGCGTATGGGACAAATGCAGGCATTCATATGGCGAATTTCTTATGCGGACATGAATTAGATGAGCAGGGACTTGCCTTTACTTCTCAAATCAGCGCTTTATTTGATCAGGATACAAGAGGACAAAAGCTGGGAATTGCTTGCAAAGATGAGATTAGTGGAGATTTGACGCTCAATGTTGGGATAATCCGCTATACATATAACGAGGAAGCAAAACTAGGGTTAAATGTCCGCTATCCAGTAACAGCAGACGGCAAGGACGTCAAAAAAGGAATTGAAAGTATAAAAGGGGCGGTCCTTCTAAAATTCGAAGACAGTCCTCCGCATCACGTCTCAAAAGATCATCCGCTTGTGAAAACCTTGCAGCGGGTATATGAGGAACAAACGGAAGAGCCTGCAACCCTTATTGCCATTGGGGGAGGAACGTATGCGAGATCTTTAGAAGCAGGTGTTGCCTTCGGACCTCTATTTCCTGGGAGACCAGACTGCGCCCATCAAAAGGATGAATATATTGAAATTGATGACTTACTGAGGGCAACAGCACTTTATGCTCAAGCTATGTATGAATTAGCAAAATAG
- a CDS encoding NCS2 family permease, with protein sequence MFHLKENQTNIKQEIIAGMTTFFTMVYIVAVNPGILSKAGIPFDQVFIATIIAAVVGTLWMALFANYPIAIAPGMGLNVYFTFTVVGGGGISYQTAFSAVFVASILFIILSLTSLRKQLIQAIPDNLKYGITAGIGLFIAFIGLRQSGIIAPDSENLLKLGNVSTPVVILTFVGLTISVILMVLEINGALFVGMLATTLIALATGQLHFPKMLMDVPALPEGMLLPNPTTAFGDVFSHHLYAVVFSFLLVTIYVLARSFRLFLLYHPSPVLIIVGCLMMNSVSRIRWNELDEAFPAFLIILSMPLTSSISTGISLGFISYPFVKLAKGKWREVHVLVLIFAVLFFIQLFFLEG encoded by the coding sequence ATGTTCCATTTAAAAGAAAATCAAACCAACATAAAGCAAGAAATCATCGCTGGTATGACGACATTCTTTACTATGGTCTATATTGTTGCCGTCAACCCGGGAATTCTTTCAAAAGCAGGCATTCCTTTTGACCAAGTGTTTATTGCAACAATCATTGCTGCTGTCGTCGGTACACTCTGGATGGCCCTATTTGCAAACTATCCGATTGCCATCGCACCTGGCATGGGGCTGAATGTCTATTTCACCTTTACCGTTGTCGGCGGTGGCGGCATCAGCTATCAAACAGCGTTTAGTGCGGTATTTGTTGCTAGTATACTCTTTATTATTTTATCGTTAACATCCCTTAGAAAACAACTGATTCAAGCTATTCCAGATAATTTAAAGTATGGCATTACAGCAGGAATCGGGCTTTTTATTGCGTTCATCGGCCTCCGTCAGTCTGGGATTATTGCTCCTGATTCAGAAAACCTTTTAAAGCTTGGTAATGTAAGTACGCCTGTTGTCATTTTAACGTTTGTCGGCTTAACGATTTCGGTTATTTTAATGGTTCTAGAAATAAATGGTGCACTGTTTGTCGGCATGTTAGCGACCACATTGATTGCGCTCGCAACAGGCCAGCTTCATTTCCCTAAAATGCTGATGGATGTCCCTGCACTGCCTGAAGGCATGCTGCTTCCAAATCCAACCACTGCCTTTGGTGACGTGTTTTCTCATCATTTGTATGCTGTCGTCTTCTCCTTCTTACTGGTGACGATTTATGTTTTGGCCCGCTCGTTCAGGCTATTTCTTCTTTACCATCCATCACCTGTTTTAATCATTGTTGGCTGCTTGATGATGAACTCAGTGTCACGCATTCGCTGGAACGAATTAGATGAAGCATTCCCTGCTTTTCTTATTATTCTGTCGATGCCGCTGACTTCTAGTATCTCTACAGGAATCTCACTTGGATTTATTTCATATCCGTTTGTGAAATTGGCGAAAGGGAAATGGAGGGAAGTACATGTGCTTGTTCTCATTTTTGCGGTCTTATTTTTCATTCAGCTCTTTTTCTTAGAAGGATAA
- a CDS encoding DeoR family transcriptional regulator: MKPSTNRMMTRIKSVYMFIQEKGLVTTQELVDEFGITPRTIQRDLNVLAYNDLVHSPSRGKWETTRKKVKISS, from the coding sequence TTGAAACCTTCAACAAACCGTATGATGACTCGAATTAAATCAGTTTATATGTTCATTCAAGAGAAAGGTCTTGTGACGACACAAGAGCTGGTTGATGAATTCGGGATCACACCTAGAACCATTCAAAGAGACTTAAACGTGCTTGCCTATAACGATCTTGTTCATAGTCCAAGCAGAGGCAAATGGGAAACAACGAGAAAAAAAGTCAAAATATCATCTTAA
- a CDS encoding rRNA pseudouridine synthase: MRLDKLLANSGFGSRKDVKKLVKARAVTVNGEAAKQVKDHVDPSNDEVLVHGERVEYKEFIYLMMNKPDGVISATEDLRDETVVDLLGPEDIAREPFPVGRLDKDTVGLLLLTNDGQLAHQLLSPKKHVPKTYEVHLKYPLGDQDIKRLEEGVVILDDYHTKPAKVEVVANEDEDTRIRLTITEGKYHQVKLMAQAVGNEVIFLKRLSMGAVSLDENLAPGEYRELTDEELDSLMHRE; encoded by the coding sequence ATGAGGCTTGATAAATTGCTTGCTAACAGCGGCTTTGGTTCAAGAAAAGATGTGAAAAAGCTTGTCAAGGCCCGGGCGGTCACAGTGAATGGAGAAGCGGCGAAGCAGGTGAAAGATCATGTTGATCCATCAAATGATGAAGTGCTTGTACACGGAGAGCGTGTAGAATATAAAGAATTCATTTACTTAATGATGAACAAGCCGGACGGGGTGATTTCAGCAACTGAAGATCTGCGGGATGAAACGGTTGTCGATTTATTAGGACCGGAGGATATCGCAAGGGAGCCATTCCCTGTGGGGAGACTGGATAAGGATACGGTCGGTCTCCTTCTCCTCACAAATGATGGCCAGCTTGCTCATCAGTTACTTTCTCCCAAAAAGCATGTGCCAAAAACGTACGAAGTTCATTTGAAATATCCTTTAGGAGACCAAGACATTAAGCGTCTTGAAGAGGGCGTTGTTATCTTAGATGATTATCACACAAAACCTGCAAAGGTTGAAGTAGTTGCAAATGAAGACGAAGATACACGTATCCGTTTGACGATTACTGAAGGGAAGTATCATCAAGTGAAGCTGATGGCGCAAGCGGTGGGAAATGAAGTGATCTTTTTAAAAAGGCTCTCGATGGGAGCTGTCTCTTTAGATGAAAATCTAGCACCGGGAGAGTACCGTGAATTGACAGATGAAGAATTAGACAGCTTAATGCATCGTGAATAA
- a CDS encoding polysaccharide biosynthesis protein, whose amino-acid sequence MSNKLLRGTLVLTIGTYLSRIIGMIYLIPFSAMVGATGGALFQYGYNQYTIFLSIATLGFPTAVSKFVSKYNAIGDYETTRKMFRAGMSVMLVTGIIAFSILYLSAPIFAKIQLGGSTETGGLTVDQVVYVIRMVSLGLLVVPIMSLVRGFFQGHSMMGPTAVSQVVEQLVRIIFLLTATFVILKVLDGGLVIAVGYATFAALIGAFGGLFTLYLYWLKRKDRLLSMQPNTGAHSDLSYKQMFTELFSYAAPYVFVGLAIPIYSYIDTNTINRAMIASGHQDISTAVLSIVTLYLPKLVMIPVSLATAFGLTLIPTITESFTARNYKLLNRQIDQTMQVILFFVLPASFGIAALAGPIYWFFYPSVHPEIGISILFWYAPVALLFSLFTINAAILQGINKQKFAIVSLLLGILIKTVLNIPLISWLQGNGSVLATALGYSASILYMFIMIKRHAGYSFRRIFKRFILIGILTAIMAVVAYVTCQLVSHVISYEGGIIQAGIVILISMITGGGVYMYLSYKVGLLERVLGSRMPKFLRKKS is encoded by the coding sequence ATGTCTAATAAACTGCTTCGTGGTACGTTGGTTCTAACGATAGGGACGTATCTCTCTCGTATTATTGGTATGATTTATTTAATTCCATTTAGCGCAATGGTTGGAGCTACTGGTGGTGCGCTATTCCAATATGGATACAATCAGTATACGATCTTTTTAAGTATTGCTACGCTTGGTTTTCCAACAGCGGTATCAAAATTTGTTTCCAAATATAATGCAATCGGCGATTATGAGACAACAAGAAAAATGTTCAGGGCGGGTATGTCGGTCATGCTTGTCACCGGGATTATCGCCTTTTCTATTTTATATTTGTCCGCACCGATTTTTGCCAAGATTCAGCTTGGTGGATCAACTGAAACAGGCGGTTTGACTGTCGATCAAGTAGTCTATGTGATTCGGATGGTCAGCTTAGGTCTTTTGGTTGTGCCGATCATGAGTCTTGTACGCGGGTTCTTCCAAGGACACTCCATGATGGGACCGACAGCTGTTTCCCAAGTGGTTGAACAGCTTGTCAGAATTATCTTCTTATTAACGGCGACGTTTGTTATTTTAAAGGTGCTTGACGGCGGGCTTGTCATTGCTGTCGGATATGCAACATTTGCCGCACTGATCGGTGCATTTGGCGGTTTATTCACGCTTTATTTATATTGGCTGAAGCGGAAGGACAGGCTCTTATCCATGCAACCGAATACAGGCGCGCACTCTGATTTATCTTATAAGCAAATGTTTACAGAGCTGTTTAGCTATGCGGCGCCGTATGTATTTGTTGGACTTGCGATTCCAATTTATTCTTATATCGATACAAATACAATTAATAGAGCCATGATTGCGTCCGGACATCAGGATATTAGTACAGCGGTATTGTCCATTGTGACGTTATATTTACCGAAGCTCGTGATGATTCCTGTGTCACTTGCAACAGCGTTTGGCTTAACCTTGATTCCGACGATTACAGAATCATTTACAGCACGTAATTACAAGCTGCTCAATAGACAAATTGATCAGACGATGCAAGTAATTTTATTTTTTGTGCTGCCTGCTTCATTTGGTATCGCGGCATTGGCTGGACCGATTTATTGGTTTTTCTATCCGTCTGTTCATCCTGAGATTGGGATCTCCATTTTGTTCTGGTATGCACCTGTTGCATTATTGTTTTCTTTATTCACCATTAATGCAGCGATTCTGCAAGGGATTAACAAACAAAAATTTGCTATCGTCAGTCTTTTGTTAGGAATCCTCATTAAAACGGTTCTGAACATCCCGCTGATCAGCTGGCTTCAAGGAAATGGTTCTGTACTGGCAACGGCATTAGGCTACAGTGCGTCCATCTTGTATATGTTTATCATGATTAAACGCCATGCCGGCTATTCGTTCCGCAGGATTTTCAAACGTTTTATTCTCATTGGTATTTTAACAGCGATCATGGCTGTGGTGGCTTATGTGACATGTCAGCTTGTGAGCCACGTGATTTCCTATGAAGGCGGAATTATTCAAGCGGGTATCGTCATTTTGATTTCCATGATCACTGGCGGCGGTGTGTATATGTACTTATCATATAAGGTGGGATTACTAGAGCGTGTACTTGGCAGCCGTATGCCGAAATTTTTAAGAAAAAAGAGTTAA